In one Salipiger abyssi genomic region, the following are encoded:
- the nrfD gene encoding NrfD/PsrC family molybdoenzyme membrane anchor subunit, producing the protein MQIHELVGAVYEAAWLPWAVQYFFLIALSATALLMALPGLALGRVAALPRARLALMVAVTTGITAPIALLADLHQPGRFWEFFLYTNSSSWMAWGAWFVPSYVGLTVAFAWAVHRPGFHALGQESWRFNWLFRWLSLGGASNGFARPLGIAAGAAALLVLIYTGAEVYVVRARPLWNTPFLPLQFAATGFVGALGLMLVLERVLCRDAALEARLNRALAAALGVVAVLGAAWFALALSGLSPRHSEALASVAGFPVWQKIALWGAVSVAVPFVLALVSPSRTGLVTGLIAIHAAWMFRWTVFMGGQAVPKVGSGLYDALLPAGLDGLMGVIGTFGLWLFLLIAYTTFIPWTEASAPADGAAPARPATSH; encoded by the coding sequence ATGCAGATCCATGAACTTGTCGGTGCCGTGTACGAGGCCGCCTGGCTGCCCTGGGCGGTGCAGTATTTCTTCCTCATCGCGCTCTCGGCCACGGCGCTGCTGATGGCGCTGCCGGGGCTGGCGCTGGGGCGCGTCGCCGCGCTGCCGCGCGCAAGGCTGGCGCTCATGGTGGCGGTGACCACCGGCATCACGGCGCCCATCGCGCTGCTGGCCGATCTGCACCAGCCGGGGCGGTTCTGGGAATTCTTTCTCTATACAAACAGCAGCTCCTGGATGGCCTGGGGGGCGTGGTTCGTGCCCTCCTATGTCGGGCTGACCGTGGCCTTCGCCTGGGCGGTGCATCGTCCGGGGTTCCATGCGCTGGGGCAGGAGAGCTGGCGGTTCAACTGGCTCTTCCGCTGGCTGTCGCTGGGCGGTGCGTCCAACGGTTTTGCGAGGCCGCTGGGGATTGCCGCCGGCGCGGCTGCGCTGCTGGTGCTGATCTATACCGGCGCCGAGGTCTATGTTGTGCGCGCCCGTCCGCTCTGGAACACGCCCTTCCTGCCGCTGCAATTCGCCGCCACCGGCTTTGTCGGCGCGCTCGGGCTGATGCTGGTGCTGGAGCGGGTGCTCTGCCGCGACGCGGCGCTCGAGGCGCGGCTCAACCGGGCGCTGGCCGCGGCGCTCGGGGTCGTGGCGGTGCTGGGGGCGGCCTGGTTCGCGCTGGCGCTGTCGGGCCTCTCGCCCCGGCACAGCGAGGCGCTGGCCTCGGTCGCGGGCTTCCCGGTCTGGCAGAAGATCGCGCTCTGGGGCGCTGTTTCGGTCGCCGTGCCCTTCGTGCTGGCGCTGGTCTCGCCGTCGCGCACCGGCTTGGTGACCGGGCTCATCGCCATTCACGCCGCCTGGATGTTCCGCTGGACCGTCTTCATGGGCGGGCAGGCGGTGCCGAAAGTGGGCTCCGGCCTCTATGACGCGCTGCTGCCTGCGGGGCTCGACGGGCTGATGGGGGTGATCGGCACCTTCGGGCTCTGGCTCTTCCTGCTCATCGCCTACACCACCTTCATTCCCTGGACCGAGGCAAGCGCGCCCGCCGATGGCGCAGCGCCCGCCCGTCCCGCAACCTCGCATTGA
- a CDS encoding molybdopterin dinucleotide binding domain-containing protein: MSTRRNILKGAAATGALATFGVGYADTLKKLAKGHWSGERPDKALAGNAPDPEYRIDPETGDLALNSDQALSYTMCIGCTTMCGVRVKVDKTRNEVLRVAGNPYSPMSTDPFIPYETSVRDSFRAMAQTGAGQGLTNRSTACGRGNAVLQQVTNPRRVLKPMKRVGPRGSGQWQTISFEQLVEEVVEGGDLFGEGRVAGLREIRDLETPAVEGAPEYGPRANRLVWMNCVDDGRDNFALRWLKQSFGSNNFTRHGSYCGGAYRSGSGALFGDVKKMPHAKPDFSEAEFIIFAGTAPGNAGNPFKRVGALVAQARATGKLTYVVVDPVLNNAQNAPSGDRARWLPIKPGTDGALAMGMMRWMFENDRINAAYLAQPSQAAADAAGEANWTNATHLVVVEDGHKRFGRMLRGSDMGLAVAGEPYTDADPYMVASDSGPVPAGDSAAPLFFDGVAGTAGGPVAVKTALTLLREEAMAQSLESYAQDCGIPAETIAGLADEFTSHGRKAAVNSHGGMMNGSGFYNAWALTMLNTLIGNLNWKGGTMIAGGGFPETKGPAYDLANFPGAVKARGLPYGRNAPYEKTAEFRAKQAAGKPYPADGPWYPQAPGLATEWISSLVNGYPYHAEALIFRNTNPVYGIPGIAHVMDKLKDPAVVPLIISVDPFINESSAIADYIVPDSVMYETWGFTKPWGGVATKATTARWPVIEPRMAQNAEGQRVGLESFLIATAKRMGLPGFGDAAIPDAEGKLHPLNRAEDWYLRGAANVALLGTPVGDASDDDIELSGVSRIRADLEAVLKPGEWRKAATIYAKGGRYENIERTYTGARATHAYAAPMQIWNEGVGSFRRAATGSRMPGTACWRAPEFADGSRVAEHYPEADWPVKLVSFKSPLQNSYSVGAKALLRIVAANPVMVGRDVAEPRGIATGDMVRLTTPGGQLDSVAVVRDGLAPGTVAIEHGFGHRGFGAEDITIDGHTTPADPRLAAGVLLNDLGMMDPTREKAGVWVDPVSGTAVRQGLPARVERIG, translated from the coding sequence ATGTCCACCCGCCGCAACATCCTGAAAGGCGCCGCCGCCACCGGTGCGCTCGCCACCTTCGGTGTGGGCTATGCCGACACGCTGAAGAAGCTCGCCAAAGGCCACTGGTCCGGCGAGAGACCCGACAAGGCGCTGGCCGGCAATGCGCCCGACCCGGAATACCGCATCGACCCGGAGACCGGCGATCTGGCGCTGAACTCCGACCAGGCGCTCAGCTACACCATGTGCATCGGCTGCACGACCATGTGCGGCGTGCGCGTGAAGGTCGACAAGACCCGCAACGAGGTGCTGCGCGTCGCGGGCAACCCTTATTCGCCGATGAGCACCGATCCATTCATCCCCTACGAGACCTCGGTGCGCGACAGCTTCAGAGCGATGGCGCAGACCGGCGCGGGGCAGGGGCTGACCAACCGGTCCACCGCCTGCGGGCGCGGCAATGCGGTGCTGCAACAGGTGACCAACCCGCGCCGGGTGCTGAAACCGATGAAGCGGGTGGGGCCGCGCGGCTCGGGTCAGTGGCAGACCATCAGCTTCGAACAGCTTGTCGAGGAGGTGGTCGAGGGCGGCGATCTCTTCGGCGAGGGCCGGGTGGCCGGTCTGCGCGAGATCCGGGATCTGGAGACCCCCGCCGTCGAGGGCGCGCCGGAATACGGGCCGCGCGCCAACCGTCTGGTCTGGATGAACTGCGTCGATGACGGGCGGGACAATTTCGCCCTGCGCTGGCTCAAGCAGAGCTTCGGATCGAACAACTTCACCCGCCACGGTTCCTATTGCGGCGGGGCGTATCGCTCGGGCTCCGGCGCGCTCTTTGGCGATGTGAAGAAGATGCCGCATGCCAAGCCGGATTTCTCGGAGGCCGAGTTCATCATCTTCGCCGGCACCGCGCCGGGCAATGCCGGCAACCCGTTCAAGCGGGTGGGGGCGCTGGTCGCCCAGGCCCGCGCCACCGGCAAGCTGACATATGTGGTGGTCGATCCTGTGCTGAACAATGCGCAGAACGCGCCCTCGGGCGACCGCGCGCGCTGGCTGCCGATCAAGCCGGGCACGGACGGGGCGCTCGCCATGGGCATGATGCGCTGGATGTTCGAGAACGACCGGATCAACGCGGCCTATCTCGCCCAGCCCTCGCAGGCCGCCGCCGACGCGGCGGGAGAGGCCAACTGGACCAACGCCACCCATCTCGTGGTGGTCGAGGACGGGCATAAACGCTTTGGCCGCATGCTGCGCGGTTCCGACATGGGGCTCGCTGTCGCGGGTGAGCCTTATACCGACGCCGACCCCTATATGGTGGCGTCGGACTCCGGCCCCGTCCCTGCCGGAGACTCGGCCGCGCCGCTCTTTTTCGACGGCGTGGCCGGGACGGCGGGCGGCCCGGTCGCGGTGAAGACCGCTTTGACGCTGCTGCGCGAGGAGGCCATGGCGCAGAGCCTCGAGAGCTATGCGCAGGATTGCGGCATCCCCGCCGAGACCATCGCCGGGCTGGCTGACGAGTTCACTTCGCACGGGCGCAAGGCGGCAGTGAACAGCCATGGCGGCATGATGAACGGCTCGGGCTTTTACAACGCCTGGGCGCTCACCATGCTCAATACGCTGATCGGGAACCTGAACTGGAAGGGCGGCACGATGATCGCGGGCGGCGGCTTCCCCGAGACCAAGGGGCCGGCCTACGATCTCGCGAACTTCCCCGGCGCGGTGAAAGCCAGGGGGCTGCCTTATGGGCGCAATGCGCCCTATGAAAAGACCGCCGAGTTCAGGGCCAAGCAGGCGGCGGGCAAGCCCTATCCGGCGGACGGGCCCTGGTATCCGCAGGCGCCGGGGCTTGCCACCGAATGGATCAGCTCGCTGGTCAACGGCTACCCGTACCACGCCGAAGCGCTGATATTCCGCAACACCAACCCGGTTTACGGCATTCCCGGCATCGCCCATGTGATGGACAAGCTTAAGGATCCGGCGGTGGTGCCGCTGATCATCTCGGTCGATCCGTTCATCAACGAAAGCTCGGCCATCGCCGATTACATCGTGCCGGATTCGGTAATGTACGAGACCTGGGGCTTCACCAAACCCTGGGGCGGGGTGGCGACCAAGGCCACCACCGCGCGTTGGCCGGTAATCGAGCCGCGCATGGCGCAGAACGCCGAAGGGCAGCGTGTGGGGCTGGAGAGTTTCCTCATCGCCACCGCCAAGCGTATGGGGCTGCCGGGCTTTGGCGATGCCGCGATCCCGGACGCCGAGGGCAAGCTGCACCCGCTCAATCGCGCCGAAGACTGGTATCTGCGCGGCGCGGCCAATGTGGCGCTGCTCGGCACGCCGGTGGGCGACGCCAGCGATGACGATATCGAGCTTTCCGGCGTCTCGCGCATCCGCGCCGATCTGGAGGCGGTGTTGAAGCCCGGGGAATGGCGCAAGGCCGCAACGATCTATGCCAAGGGCGGGCGCTACGAGAATATCGAACGGACCTATACCGGCGCGCGCGCCACCCATGCCTATGCCGCGCCGATGCAGATCTGGAACGAGGGGGTGGGCAGCTTCCGTCGCGCCGCCACCGGTTCGCGCATGCCCGGCACTGCCTGCTGGCGGGCGCCCGAGTTCGCCGACGGCTCCAGGGTGGCGGAGCATTACCCGGAGGCCGACTGGCCGGTGAAGCTGGTGAGTTTCAAATCGCCGCTTCAGAACTCCTATTCGGTGGGGGCAAAGGCGCTGCTCAGGATCGTGGCCGCCAACCCGGTGATGGTCGGGCGCGACGTGGCCGAGCCGCGCGGCATCGCGACGGGCGATATGGTGCGGCTCACCACGCCGGGCGGGCAGCTCGACAGCGTGGCGGTGGTGCGCGACGGGCTGGCGCCGGGCACGGTGGCGATCGAGCACGGTTTCGGCCATCGCGGCTTTGGCGCCGAGGACATCACCATCGACGGCCACACCACGCCCGCCGACCCGCGCCTCGCCGCAGGGGTGCTGCTCAACGATCTCGGCATGATGGATCCGACGCGCGAGAAAGCCGGCGTCTGGGTGGATCCGGTCTCGGGCACCGCGGTGCGCCAGGGCCTGCCCGCGCGGGTCGAACGGATCGGCTGA
- a CDS encoding HlyD family secretion protein encodes MIRSSRFFLSLALAAAPLALIPARAAMAETKFEALLARFGGEDRYEGIASSNGRIEAQSVDVATKYAGRVTEVLADEGDVVEAGAVLAQLDDRDTQAQLLAAQAAVMQAQAGKQVAEASVMQAQSALDVAQTNFDRVTQLHTDGHASQSALDDATNALNSAKASLASAKAQVSNSDAQIAAGEAEVERLKIALDDLTIRAPIRGRVLYRLREPGEVISAGAPVMTMLDLADVYMNLYLPAPVVGTLAANDEARLILDPVPQYVIPARVTFISPQAQFTPKSVETAEEREELVFRVKLTIPRDLLEKFENRVKSGVRGLGFVRAEPGAEWPEDLAVNVPE; translated from the coding sequence GTGATCCGTTCGAGCCGCTTTTTCCTCTCTCTCGCGCTTGCCGCGGCACCCCTTGCCCTGATACCCGCGCGCGCCGCGATGGCGGAAACCAAATTCGAGGCGCTGCTGGCGCGCTTTGGCGGTGAGGACCGCTATGAGGGCATCGCCAGCTCCAATGGCAGGATCGAGGCGCAAAGCGTTGACGTGGCGACGAAATATGCCGGGCGTGTGACCGAGGTTCTGGCCGATGAGGGCGATGTCGTCGAGGCCGGCGCGGTGCTGGCACAGCTCGACGACCGCGACACCCAGGCGCAGCTTCTGGCGGCGCAGGCGGCGGTGATGCAGGCGCAGGCGGGCAAGCAGGTGGCCGAGGCCAGCGTCATGCAGGCGCAGAGCGCGCTGGACGTGGCGCAGACGAATTTCGACCGGGTCACCCAGCTTCATACCGACGGCCATGCCAGCCAGAGCGCGCTCGACGATGCCACCAACGCGCTCAATTCGGCCAAGGCCTCGCTGGCCTCGGCCAAGGCGCAGGTCAGCAATTCCGACGCGCAGATCGCCGCCGGTGAGGCCGAGGTCGAGCGGCTCAAGATCGCGCTCGACGATCTCACCATCCGCGCGCCGATCCGGGGCCGGGTGCTCTATCGCCTGCGCGAGCCGGGCGAGGTGATCTCGGCGGGCGCGCCGGTGATGACCATGCTCGATCTGGCCGATGTCTACATGAACCTCTACCTGCCGGCGCCGGTGGTCGGCACCCTCGCCGCCAATGACGAGGCGCGGCTGATCCTCGATCCGGTCCCGCAATACGTGATTCCGGCGCGGGTCACCTTCATCTCGCCGCAGGCGCAGTTCACGCCGAAAAGCGTCGAGACGGCGGAGGAGCGCGAGGAGCTGGTGTTCCGCGTCAAGCTGACCATCCCCCGCGACCTGCTGGAGAAATTCGAGAACCGGGTGAAATCCGGGGTGCGGGGCCTGGGCTTTGTGCGCGCGGAGCCGGGGGCGGAGTGGCCCGAGGATCTGGCGGTCAACGTGCCGGAGTAA
- the rbbA gene encoding ribosome-associated ATPase/putative transporter RbbA encodes MAFVAELDGVSHRYGATTALDAVSLKIPAGCMAGLIGPDGVGKSTLLGLVAGVRKLQEGGVTTLREDMAQASARVRVAPRVAYMPQGLGRNLSTTLTVRENLDFFGRLFGQPADERAARIEMLLEATGLAPFPDRPAGKLSGGMKQKLSLCSALIHDPDLLILDEPTTGVDPLSRRQFWDLIDRIRDHMPGMSVIVATAYMEEAERFDWLAAMDRGRVIAEGSPAALHEQSGTETLEEAFLHLLPEGADHSPVVLPPREARDGEVPAIEAQGLTKRFGDFTAVDNVGFTIPEGEIFGFLGSNGCGKSTTMKMLTGLLEPSEGTTRLFGEELKASDMQSRLRIGYMSQSFSLYTELTVRQNLTLHAELYGIPAERRAARVEEVLDAYELRDEADALPDGLPLGQKQRLQLAVAVIHGPRILILDEPTSGVDPLARDAFWRRLIRLSREDGVTIFITTHFMNEAERCDRISLMHAGKVLEMGAPDEIVARRGAETLEGAFIDALEEEMGRDDHAAAPVYEATPAKRGALRQALTRLWAYSWRETLELARDPIRLFFALVGPVLLLLTMGYGISFDVDELSFAVNDQDHSPESRALIDEFASIRQFREGPPFDSLDALNDRMERGDLTVALEIPEGYGHDLHRGAVPEVSIWIDGAMPFRAETTRGYAMGVLDAYAARQAAETGSAGGVPLEIETRYLFNQAFRSANAMVPSLLMLILMLIPAIMSAVSVVREKETGTIANFRSTPVRRAEFLIGKQLPYVALAWVSFWILAAMGRWLFQVPFSGSMSALAAITVFYVMATTGFGQLISTFTRTQVSAVFATAVLAIIPTVNFSGLIVPVSSMSETGRIFGLGFPGGWYQPVTVGTFVKGFGWPDVALNGLILAGFGLAYLLIAVLALRKQEA; translated from the coding sequence ATGGCATTCGTCGCGGAGCTGGACGGCGTCAGCCATCGCTACGGCGCCACCACGGCGCTGGATGCGGTGTCGCTGAAGATCCCCGCCGGCTGCATGGCCGGGCTGATCGGCCCGGACGGGGTGGGCAAATCGACCCTGCTGGGGCTGGTCGCCGGCGTGCGCAAGCTTCAGGAGGGCGGTGTCACCACGCTTCGCGAGGACATGGCACAGGCCTCGGCCCGCGTGCGGGTGGCGCCGCGCGTCGCCTATATGCCGCAGGGGCTGGGGCGGAACCTCTCGACCACGCTGACGGTGCGCGAGAATCTCGATTTCTTCGGGCGGCTCTTTGGCCAGCCCGCCGACGAGCGCGCCGCCCGGATCGAGATGCTGCTGGAGGCCACCGGGCTGGCGCCGTTTCCGGACCGTCCGGCGGGCAAGCTCTCGGGCGGGATGAAGCAGAAACTCAGCCTCTGCTCGGCGCTCATTCACGACCCCGACCTGCTGATCCTCGACGAGCCCACCACCGGTGTCGACCCGTTGTCGCGGCGGCAGTTCTGGGATCTGATCGACCGCATCCGCGACCATATGCCGGGCATGAGCGTGATCGTGGCCACCGCCTATATGGAAGAGGCGGAGCGGTTCGACTGGCTTGCGGCGATGGATAGGGGCCGGGTGATTGCCGAGGGCAGCCCCGCCGCGCTGCATGAGCAGAGCGGCACGGAGACGCTGGAAGAGGCCTTTTTGCACCTGCTCCCCGAGGGCGCCGATCACAGCCCCGTGGTGCTGCCACCGCGCGAGGCGCGGGATGGCGAGGTGCCCGCCATCGAGGCGCAGGGGCTGACCAAGCGGTTCGGCGATTTCACCGCCGTGGACAATGTCGGGTTCACCATCCCCGAGGGCGAGATCTTCGGCTTTCTCGGCTCCAACGGCTGCGGCAAATCCACCACGATGAAGATGCTCACCGGGCTTCTGGAGCCCAGCGAGGGCACGACGCGGCTCTTTGGCGAGGAGCTCAAGGCGTCGGACATGCAGAGCCGGCTGCGCATCGGCTACATGTCGCAGAGCTTTTCGCTCTATACCGAGCTGACCGTGCGCCAGAACCTGACGCTGCATGCCGAGCTTTACGGCATCCCCGCCGAGCGCCGCGCGGCGCGGGTGGAGGAGGTGCTCGACGCCTATGAGCTGCGCGACGAGGCCGACGCGCTGCCCGACGGGCTGCCGCTCGGTCAGAAACAGCGCTTGCAGCTCGCGGTGGCGGTGATCCACGGCCCGCGCATCCTGATCCTCGACGAGCCGACCTCGGGCGTCGATCCGCTGGCGCGGGATGCGTTCTGGCGCCGGCTGATCCGGCTCTCGCGCGAGGACGGGGTGACGATCTTCATCACCACCCATTTCATGAACGAGGCCGAACGCTGCGACCGCATCTCGCTGATGCATGCGGGCAAGGTGCTGGAGATGGGCGCCCCCGACGAAATCGTCGCGCGGCGCGGCGCCGAGACGCTGGAAGGCGCCTTTATCGACGCGCTGGAGGAGGAGATGGGCCGCGACGATCACGCGGCGGCGCCGGTCTATGAGGCGACGCCGGCGAAGCGCGGCGCGCTGCGGCAGGCGCTGACGCGGCTCTGGGCCTATAGCTGGCGCGAAACGCTGGAGCTGGCGCGCGACCCGATCCGCCTGTTCTTTGCGCTGGTGGGGCCGGTGCTACTGCTGCTGACCATGGGCTACGGCATATCCTTCGACGTGGACGAGCTGAGCTTTGCGGTCAACGATCAGGATCACAGCCCGGAGAGCCGGGCGCTGATCGACGAATTCGCGTCGATCCGGCAGTTCCGCGAAGGGCCGCCCTTCGACTCGCTCGACGCGCTCAACGACCGGATGGAGCGCGGCGATCTGACCGTGGCGCTGGAGATCCCCGAGGGCTATGGCCACGATCTGCACCGGGGCGCGGTGCCCGAGGTCTCGATCTGGATCGACGGTGCCATGCCGTTCCGCGCCGAGACCACGCGCGGCTATGCCATGGGCGTGCTCGACGCCTATGCCGCGCGTCAGGCCGCCGAGACCGGCAGCGCCGGCGGCGTGCCGCTGGAGATCGAGACGCGCTATCTCTTCAATCAGGCCTTCCGCAGCGCCAATGCCATGGTGCCCTCGCTGCTGATGCTGATCCTGATGCTGATCCCGGCGATCATGTCGGCGGTCAGCGTGGTGCGCGAGAAGGAGACCGGCACCATCGCCAATTTCCGCTCGACTCCGGTGCGGCGGGCGGAATTCCTGATCGGCAAGCAGCTGCCTTATGTGGCGCTGGCCTGGGTCAGTTTCTGGATCCTCGCGGCGATGGGGCGCTGGCTGTTCCAGGTGCCGTTCAGCGGCAGCATGAGCGCGCTGGCGGCGATCACCGTGTTCTATGTGATGGCGACCACCGGCTTCGGTCAGCTCATCTCCACCTTCACCCGCACGCAGGTCTCGGCTGTGTTTGCCACGGCGGTGCTGGCGATCATCCCGACGGTGAATTTCTCCGGCCTGATCGTGCCGGTTTCGTCGATGAGCGAGACCGGGCGGATCTTTGGCTTGGGCTTTCCCGGCGGCTGGTATCAGCCGGTGACCGTGGGCACCTTCGTCAAGGGCTTCGGCTGGCCGGATGTGGCGCTGAACGGGCTGATCCTCGCCGGGTTCGGGCTGGCCTATCTGCTGATCGCGGTGCTGGCCCTGAGAAAGCAGGAGGCTTGA
- a CDS encoding ABC transporter permease: MQALFNTLRLTLKELRAIRRDTVMLVLMVYVFSVAIVMVTNAASTEVRDLSVAVVDEDHSQLSRRLTDAIQPPLFAAPVPLSPEAAAKAQTAGEYVLVLSIPPEFERNLRAGEAATLQVLVDATAVAQAGNGASFLQQAVAQELTDYLSPGASGAELVDVVFRTRFNPNFTASWFTSVMQLMNNVTILTLILSGSSLIREREHGTIEHVLVMPIRPVEIVLSKILATGAVILLGSVLSLVLVVEGVMGVPVAGSLGLYVLGAGIYVVAIASLGLLMASFTSNMGQFGLLVIPVIIVIFMLSGGITPLESMPGWLRLVMQILSPSPHFVAFSQTVLYRGGGVDLVTGDLLAMAVMACVALAIVLARFRKVLAG, translated from the coding sequence ATGCAGGCGCTGTTCAACACCCTCCGTCTGACGCTCAAGGAGCTGCGCGCCATCCGTCGCGACACGGTGATGCTGGTGCTGATGGTCTATGTCTTCTCGGTGGCCATCGTCATGGTGACCAATGCCGCCTCGACCGAGGTGCGCGACCTCTCCGTCGCGGTGGTGGACGAGGATCATTCGCAGCTCTCGCGGCGCCTGACCGATGCCATCCAGCCGCCGCTCTTCGCGGCGCCGGTGCCGCTCTCGCCCGAGGCGGCGGCCAAGGCGCAGACCGCCGGGGAGTATGTGCTGGTGCTGTCGATCCCGCCGGAATTCGAGCGCAACCTGCGCGCCGGCGAGGCGGCGACGCTTCAGGTTCTGGTCGATGCCACGGCGGTGGCGCAGGCGGGCAATGGCGCCTCCTTCCTCCAGCAGGCGGTGGCGCAGGAGCTGACCGATTACCTGAGCCCGGGCGCGAGCGGCGCCGAGCTGGTGGATGTGGTCTTCCGTACGAGGTTCAACCCGAATTTCACCGCGAGCTGGTTCACCTCGGTGATGCAGCTCATGAACAATGTCACCATCCTGACGCTGATCCTGTCGGGCTCGTCGCTGATCCGCGAGCGCGAGCACGGCACCATCGAGCATGTGCTGGTGATGCCGATCCGCCCGGTCGAGATCGTGCTCTCCAAGATCCTCGCCACCGGCGCGGTGATCCTGCTGGGCTCGGTGCTCAGCCTGGTGCTGGTGGTCGAGGGGGTCATGGGCGTGCCGGTGGCGGGCTCGCTCGGGCTCTATGTGCTGGGGGCGGGGATCTATGTGGTGGCGATTGCCAGCCTCGGGCTGCTGATGGCGAGCTTTACCAGCAATATGGGCCAGTTCGGGCTGCTGGTGATCCCGGTGATCATCGTGATCTTCATGCTGTCGGGGGGCATCACGCCGCTGGAATCCATGCCCGGCTGGCTGCGGCTGGTGATGCAGATCCTCAGCCCCTCGCCGCATTTCGTGGCGTTTTCGCAGACCGTGCTCTATCGCGGCGGCGGGGTCGATCTGGTGACCGGCGATCTGCTGGCGATGGCGGTCATGGCCTGCGTGGCGCTGGCCATCGTGCTGGCACGGTTCCGCAAGGTGCTGGCGGGCTAG